The following nucleotide sequence is from Streptosporangiales bacterium.
CGGCGGCCGGCCCGACAGCCGTTCGAGCAGCGAGCGGACCATCGGCATCCGGGTCGAGCCGCCGACGAGCAGGACGTGGTCGATGCGGTCCCACGACGTGTCGGCCGCCTCGAGCACCGACTCCAGGATCGTCTCGGTGCGGTCGAGCAGCGGGCGGGTCAGCCGCTCGAAGGCGTCTCTGCTGACCTGCACGCGGTGGCTCCGGCCGTCCGCGGCCATGAAGACCGACGCCTGCGGGACGTTGGTCAGCGTGCGTTTCGCGAGCTCGCATTTCTCCCGCAGGTCGGACTCGATCGCGCCGCCGTCGAACAGGTCGGGCCCGCCGGCCGCGGTGATCTCGCGGTTGACGTGCAGCATCAGCTCGTTGTCGAAGTCGAAGCCGCCGAGGTTGCGGTCGCCGTCGGTGCCGAGCACGTCGAACCGGCCGCCGGCGATGTCCATCAACGTGACGTCGAACGTGCCGCCACCGAGGTCGTAGACCAGGCACACGCCGCGGTCGATCTCGTCGAGTCCGTACGCGACGGCCGCGGCGGTGGGCTCGTTGATCAGCCGCAGCGCACGCAGGCCCGCGATCTCCGCGGCGTCGAGCGTGGCCGTACGGCGCGCGTCGTCGAAGTACGCCGGGACGGTGATGACGACGTCGTCGACCCGGGTGCCCAGCATCATCTCGGCGTCGTCGGCGAGCCGGCGCAGGATGAACGCGGAGACCTCTTCTGGGCGGTACTGGGTGCCTGCGGCGTCGACGAACGACCAGTGCGGGTCGCCCATGAAGCGCTTGACGAACCGCACGCTCTCGTCCGGCATCGTCACGGCCGTACGACTGGCGGTCGAGCCGACGAGTACCTGGTCGCCGGTGAACAGCACGACGGACGGCGTGATGTTGTCACCCTCGCGGCTGCGCAGGATCTCCGGGCGACCGTCATCGCGGACCACGGCGACCGCGGAGTACGTCGTCCCGAGGTCGATGCCGAGTGCCCGAGCCACGTTTCTCCCTCTAGATGAATGATTCCGTGAAGCTGCTGGTCAGTGGTCGTAGGCGGTGAGTGATCGTTTGCTGGTGACGCCGGTGGTCCAGTTGTGCCAGATCCCGGCGGCCATGGCCAGCAGGCGTTGGGCGACTCGGGTGAATACC
It contains:
- a CDS encoding Hsp70 family protein gives rise to the protein MARALGIDLGTTYSAVAVVRDDGRPEILRSREGDNITPSVVLFTGDQVLVGSTASRTAVTMPDESVRFVKRFMGDPHWSFVDAAGTQYRPEEVSAFILRRLADDAEMMLGTRVDDVVITVPAYFDDARRTATLDAAEIAGLRALRLINEPTAAAVAYGLDEIDRGVCLVYDLGGGTFDVTLMDIAGGRFDVLGTDGDRNLGGFDFDNELMLHVNREITAAGGPDLFDGGAIESDLREKCELAKRTLTNVPQASVFMAADGRSHRVQVSRDAFERLTRPLLDRTETILESVLEAADTSWDRIDHVLLVGGSTRMPMVRSLLERLSGRPPESHLNPDEVVAFGAAIVADLAAAEHYDAPAATPAIGQVDIRDVTSQSIGVIAVDDVTDKPINAPIIPKNSTIPCQYEDTFVTLVDGQTEWFVEITEGDDPDPDYVVKLVSRPVELPAGLPKGAPMKVTMSYDADGVVHVVVTDGTSGRSLGEIELERPLNIARDDIEQMRSAMARLEIQ
- a CDS encoding IS982 family transposase, with product VFTRVAQRLLAMAAGIWHNWTTGVTSKRSLTAYDH